A genome region from Eurosta solidaginis isolate ZX-2024a chromosome 2, ASM4086904v1, whole genome shotgun sequence includes the following:
- the Pp2A-29B gene encoding serine/threonine-protein phosphatase PP2A 65 kDa regulatory subunit isoform X2 has product MAASDKSVDDSLYPIAVLIDELKNEDVQLRLNSIKKLSTIALALGEERTRSELIPFLTETIYDEDEVLLALADQLGNFTSLVGGPEYAMYLIPPLESLATVEETVVRDKAVESLRTVAAEHSAQDLEIHVVPTLQRLVSGDWFTSRTSACGLFSVCYPRVSQPVKAELRANFRKLCQDETPMVRRAAASKLGEFAKVVEIEYLKSDLIPNFVQLAQDDQDSVRLLAVEACVSIAQLLPQEDVEHLVLPTLRQCASDSSWRVRYMVAEKFVDLQKAVGPEITRVDLVPAFQYLLKDAEAEVRAAVATKVKDFCANLDKSNQMQIIMSSILPYVRELVSDPNPHVKSALASVIMGLSPMLGAYNTVEHLLPLFLIQLKDECPEVRLNIISNLDCVNDVIGIQQLSQSLLPAIVELAEDSKWRVRLAIIEYMPALAGQLGQEFFDQKLRGLCMGWLNDHVYAIREAATLNMKKLVEQFGAQWAEQAIIPMILVMSRNKNYLHRMTCLFCLNMLAEVCGTDITTKLLLPTVLLLATDPVANVRFNVAKTLQKISPFLEASVIDSQVKPTLEKLNSDPDVDVKHFASEAIAGIAAEMELDVFRSVIPPVEGKVNSTIMRAKLVVPPPPEGIVEENAFNS; this is encoded by the exons ATGGCAGCAAGCGACAAATCTGTCGATGACTCGCTCTACCCGATCGCTGTACTAATCGATGAGCTGAAAAATGAGGATGTGCAg CTAcgattgaattccataaaaaaaTTGTCAACAATAGCTCTTGCATTGGGAGAAGAACGTACTCGGTCGGAACTTATTCCGTTTTTGACCGAAACCATTTACGATGAAGATGAAGTACTTTTGGCACTTGCTGATCAATTGGGCAACTTTACAA GTTTGGTTGGTGGACCAGAATATGCTATGTATTTAATACCGCCACTTGAAAGCTTGGCAACTGTTGAAGAAACTGTGGTTCGAGATAAAGCAGTGGAGTCTCTACGTACGGTTGCAGCAGAACATAGCGCTCAAGATTTGGAAATTCATGTCGTACCAACATTGCAACGGTTGGTTTCCGGAGATTGGTTCACTTCACGTACATCCGCCTGTGGACTCTTTTCTGTTTGCTATCCCAGAGTATCACAACCGGTTAAAGCAGAGTTACGTGCAAACTTCCGTAAGTTGTGTCAAGATGAAACACCAATGGTACGCCGTGCTGCTGCAAGTAAATTAGGCGAGTTCGCTAAAGTTGTGGAAATCGAATATCTTAAGTCAGATTTGATTCCCAATTTTGTACAACTGGCTCAAGATGATCAA GATTCTGTTCGTTTATTGGCAGTAGAAGCATGTGTTAGCATTGCACAATTGCTGCCTCAAGAAGATGTTGAGCAT ttaGTTTTGCCAACATTGCGCCAATGTGCCAGCGATTCCTCTTGGCGCGTACGATATATGGTTGCAGAGAAATTTGTTGATTTACAAAAAGCTGTTGGTCCGGAGATAACACGTGTTGATTTGGTACCCGCTTTTCAG TATTTGCTGAAGGATGCCGAAGCCGAAGTAAGGGCAGCTGTTGCAACAAAAGTAAAAGATTTTTGCGCCAATTTAGATAAATCTAACCAAATGCAAATTATTATGAGCTCAATATTGCCATATGTTCGTGAGTTAGTATCTGATCCTAATCCTCATGTAAAGTCAGCTTTGGCATCAGTTATTATGGGATTGAGTCCTATGTTAGGCGCATACAATACTGTCGAACATCTTTTACCCCTATTTCTTATTCAGCTAAAGGATGAATGCCCTGAAGTTCGATTAAACATTATTTCAAATCTTGACTGTGTTAACGACGTCATAGGGATTCAACAACTTTCACAG TCATTATTACCAGCCATTGTTGAACTAGCTGAAGATTCTAAATGGCGAGTGCGTTTAGCAATTATCGAATACATGCCCGCATTGGCGGGTCAATTAGGTCAAGAATTTTTCGATCAAAAGCTGCGCGGCTTATGTATGGGTTGGTTGAATGATCATGTGTATGCTATACGTGAAGCAGCTACTCTAAATATGAAAAAGCTAGTTGAACAATTTGGTGCCCAATGGGCTGAGCAAGCAATTATTCCTATGATTTTGGTTATGTCacgcaataaaaattatttacacC GTATGACATGTCTTTTCTGTTTAAATATGCTCGCTGAAGTTTGTGGCACAGACATTACCACTAAGTTGCTTTTACCAACAGTTCTTCTATTGGCTACAGATCCCGTTGCGAATGTACGTTTTAATGTTGCCAAGACTTTACAGAAAATTTCGCCGTTCCTTGAAGCTAGTGTCATCGACTCACAAGTAAAGCCCACTCTTGAGAAACTAAATTCAGATCCAGACGTTGATGTAAAACATTTCGCTTCAGAAGCTATTGCGGGTATAGCAGCAG AAATGGAGTTAGACGTATTTAGAAGTGTTATTCCACCAGTTGAGGGTAAAGTAAATTCTACGATAATGAGGGCTAAATTGGTCGTTCCTCCTCCACCAGAAGGAATTGTTGAAGAGAATGCATTTAACT CGTAA